In Halobacillus amylolyticus, the following proteins share a genomic window:
- a CDS encoding GNAT family N-acetyltransferase: MEETTKENLYGVFKDKNLLAGMRTFDFEMNYSSTPIRVGGVGMLAVDMLHKKEKNAYQLLQYFLNLNSDAKVNLVMLNPFKVSFYKKMGFGIGTKNYQFYLDPNEFPNYKEKSHLVELTVDERGQILDCYNRVYSRTHGMTKRFPFERELNRPFWFGRVIGYVIEGEVKGYFVYSIKEKDLHIHELFFESPDVIREFSTFLNSQSDQIKRVIINSNFDEILHFLDSPESGETTMVDFTSSPDYKHIANVGTGIMYRIINCSGFFEELKESNHIFNPSITISVKLAIEDDFFPINSLPFILDIKGGRIVDIKEDGPADVELRMNIAVFSSLVMGVDNANSYLKWGLMEISDVSYIKVINSLFQTDSKPMITKAF, encoded by the coding sequence ATTGAAGAAACCACAAAAGAAAATTTATATGGCGTATTTAAAGACAAGAATTTATTAGCAGGTATGAGGACTTTTGATTTTGAAATGAATTATTCCTCAACTCCCATACGCGTTGGAGGAGTCGGAATGTTGGCTGTTGATATGTTACATAAGAAAGAAAAAAATGCTTATCAATTATTGCAGTATTTTTTAAATTTAAATTCAGACGCAAAAGTCAATCTTGTTATGTTAAACCCATTTAAAGTTAGTTTCTATAAAAAAATGGGATTTGGTATCGGTACAAAGAACTATCAATTCTACTTAGATCCAAATGAGTTTCCTAACTATAAAGAAAAGAGCCACTTGGTGGAGTTAACTGTTGATGAAAGAGGACAAATTCTTGATTGTTATAATAGGGTTTATTCCCGAACGCACGGTATGACGAAGAGATTTCCTTTTGAAAGAGAATTGAATAGACCTTTTTGGTTTGGTAGGGTAATTGGTTATGTAATCGAGGGAGAAGTTAAGGGTTATTTTGTGTATAGTATCAAGGAAAAAGATTTGCATATTCACGAACTGTTCTTTGAGTCTCCAGATGTGATAAGAGAGTTTTCAACTTTCCTCAATAGTCAATCAGATCAAATTAAGCGAGTAATAATTAACTCTAATTTTGACGAAATTTTACATTTTTTAGACTCTCCAGAAAGTGGAGAAACAACAATGGTTGATTTTACTTCCTCCCCTGACTATAAACACATCGCAAATGTGGGAACCGGGATAATGTATAGGATTATTAATTGTTCTGGCTTTTTTGAAGAACTTAAGGAAAGCAATCACATTTTTAACCCTAGTATTACAATTTCAGTTAAACTTGCAATTGAAGATGATTTCTTTCCCATTAATTCTTTGCCCTTTATTTTGGACATTAAAGGAGGAAGAATTGTAGACATAAAAGAAGATGGCCCAGCCGATGTAGAATTAAGAATGAATATAGCAGTGTTTTCTTCTTTGGTGATGGGAGTCGATAATGCTAATTCCTATTTAAAATGGGGATTGATGGAGATTTCAGATGTAAGTTATATAAAAGTAATAAATTCACTTTTTCAAACTGATAGTAAACCTATGATTACAAAAGCCTTTTAA
- a CDS encoding YaiI/YqxD family protein, translating into MKIYVDADACPVKDIIISEGTNEDIPVILVTSFSHYSNAEPQSGVETIYVDSGPEAADYRIMKLVEMGDIIVTQDYGLASLGLAKGCTVLHHKGFSYTQDNIDQLLQTRYLSAMARKSGKRTKGPKPFTLEDKENFRGAFKKAISH; encoded by the coding sequence ATGAAAATTTATGTTGATGCAGATGCTTGTCCAGTAAAAGATATTATTATTTCTGAAGGTACGAATGAGGATATTCCTGTTATCCTCGTCACTAGTTTTTCTCATTATTCTAATGCAGAACCACAATCAGGAGTGGAAACCATTTATGTTGATTCTGGCCCAGAAGCCGCAGATTATCGGATTATGAAGTTAGTAGAAATGGGAGACATCATTGTTACCCAAGATTATGGTCTTGCTTCGCTAGGCTTAGCAAAAGGGTGTACGGTCCTTCACCATAAAGGGTTTAGCTATACACAGGACAACATTGACCAATTATTACAAACACGTTATTTGAGTGCAATGGCACGAAAAAGCGGAAAGCGTACAAAGGGTCCAAAGCCATTCACTTTAGAAGATAAGGAGAATTTTAGGGGAGCTTTTAAAAAAGCCATTTCCCATTAA
- a CDS encoding alpha/beta-type small acid-soluble spore protein gives MARNKILVPEARKDLDLLKARVMKGKGYDANMTTPNDVKYEVAKEQGIPLKKGYNGQITSEQAGKVGGPIGGNMVKEMVKMAQEKMTKK, from the coding sequence ATGGCGAGGAATAAAATATTAGTTCCGGAAGCCCGAAAAGATTTAGATCTGTTAAAAGCACGGGTCATGAAAGGAAAAGGCTATGATGCCAACATGACAACCCCGAATGACGTAAAATACGAGGTCGCAAAAGAACAAGGAATTCCATTAAAAAAAGGATATAACGGTCAAATCACTTCAGAACAAGCTGGAAAAGTTGGAGGGCCAATTGGCGGAAATATGGTCAAGGAAATGGTCAAGATGGCTCAAGAAAAAATGACGAAAAAATAA
- a CDS encoding HAD family hydrolase, producing the protein MLFDLDDTLLDRDEAVDKMFLIILEKCYGDVKHSVKNEMLQKFKEYDSRGYGYGDKTKVLESFFDEFPPKYRLPRNYIQDFWNNNFPQCFTISQSTMSVVNAIKKQVKVAVITNGSTQRQKAKIMNTNLNSCFDIIIISEEVGFSKPDKRIFELALNKLDVQPESALFVGDNIEKDIGGCQNANINGIWFNPHMIKNDTVLKPYAEINSFDRLLSYFT; encoded by the coding sequence ATGCTATTCGATTTAGATGATACCTTACTTGATAGGGATGAGGCAGTAGATAAAATGTTTTTAATTATTTTAGAAAAGTGTTATGGGGATGTTAAGCATTCAGTGAAAAATGAAATGCTGCAAAAATTCAAGGAATATGATAGTAGAGGCTATGGCTATGGTGATAAAACCAAGGTTTTGGAATCATTTTTTGATGAATTTCCACCAAAATATAGATTGCCACGCAATTACATTCAGGATTTTTGGAATAATAATTTCCCTCAATGTTTTACTATAAGCCAAAGTACTATGAGTGTCGTAAATGCTATAAAGAAGCAAGTTAAAGTTGCAGTTATAACAAACGGCTCAACTCAGAGACAAAAAGCCAAAATAATGAATACTAATTTAAATAGTTGTTTTGATATAATAATTATTTCTGAAGAAGTTGGATTTAGTAAACCTGACAAACGTATATTTGAATTAGCATTAAATAAGCTTGATGTGCAACCGGAATCTGCATTATTCGTTGGAGATAACATAGAAAAGGATATTGGTGGTTGTCAAAATGCAAATATAAACGGCATATGGTTCAATCCTCACATGATCAAGAATGATACTGTATTAAAACCATATGCCGAGATTAATTCTTTTGATAGGCTATTAAGTTATTTTACATAG
- a CDS encoding DUF5412 family protein — protein MGCRSSRHIWNKGELNGPLWFKKRIYYQERTENVDVEWESNDTVSINNHILNLDEGDTYGY, from the coding sequence TTGGGATGCAGGAGCAGCAGGCACATTTGGAATAAGGGGGAACTAAATGGACCACTTTGGTTTAAAAAACGAATCTATTATCAGGAAAGAACAGAGAACGTTGATGTTGAATGGGAAAGTAATGATACTGTGTCGATAAATAATCATATATTGAATTTAGATGAAGGGGATACATACGGTTATTAG
- a CDS encoding DUF5412 family protein: MEIKYNLWSFYLLLLCLGISLYSLYSNINNTWLIAPPIYIIFLFSIIAFILGIKGFKDKTNWLEKLGNSLTVILSLLLSIVLFLAFSLSIFASSMGANKQIKTIHSPNDNYTIDFYRWDAGAAGTFGIRGN, from the coding sequence TTGGAAATAAAATATAATTTATGGTCATTTTATTTATTACTACTTTGTTTAGGGATTTCTTTGTATTCCTTGTATTCAAATATAAACAACACTTGGTTAATCGCACCACCGATTTACATTATCTTTCTATTTTCCATCATAGCTTTTATTTTAGGAATTAAAGGTTTTAAAGATAAAACGAATTGGTTGGAAAAATTAGGAAATTCGTTGACGGTCATTTTGTCTTTGTTACTATCCATTGTCCTTTTTCTAGCGTTTTCATTATCGATTTTTGCTTCTTCAATGGGAGCGAATAAACAAATTAAAACAATACATTCCCCTAATGATAACTATACAATTGATTTTTACCGTTGGGATGCAGGAGCAGCAGGCACATTTGGAATAAGGGGGAACTAA
- a CDS encoding DUF3892 domain-containing protein: MSDFEQIYNQYKQDGEQQASQESQNTTADGREEIVAVRKNEEDDIIAVQTSKGRELDYVSALEEAKQGHLAHVDVFHKYGRDILRSEPDGIKSNNLDHLPTF; the protein is encoded by the coding sequence TTGTCGGATTTTGAGCAAATTTATAACCAGTATAAGCAAGACGGAGAACAACAGGCGTCTCAAGAGAGTCAGAACACTACTGCTGATGGGCGAGAAGAGATTGTAGCGGTACGAAAAAACGAAGAAGACGACATCATTGCGGTTCAAACGAGCAAAGGGCGGGAGCTTGATTATGTTTCCGCTTTAGAGGAAGCGAAGCAAGGTCATCTGGCACATGTGGACGTTTTTCATAAATACGGGCGCGATATTTTGCGAAGCGAGCCAGATGGCATCAAGAGCAACAACCTCGATCATTTACCGACATTTTAA
- a CDS encoding gamma-type small acid-soluble spore protein: MKENDNLTAAGTNIDEVKRKNAHSGMSYNEAKEFMAKTTRGHGTETYSDTNIDDVKRKNQQLKGNQEQ; encoded by the coding sequence ATGAAGGAAAACGATAACCTTACCGCAGCAGGTACAAATATCGATGAGGTAAAAAGGAAAAATGCGCACTCTGGTATGTCATACAATGAAGCCAAAGAATTTATGGCTAAAACAACGCGGGGACATGGTACCGAAACTTATAGTGATACCAACATTGATGATGTTAAAAGAAAGAATCAACAGCTCAAAGGAAATCAGGAACAATAG
- the ltrA gene encoding group II intron reverse transcriptase/maturase — protein sequence MPTLRNWDYYNMTETFTELYEKASRVQVFSHLYDTIISRENILLAFRMIKTNKGSKTPGTDGKTIDDMKELSENELVTEVRTKLRNYHPKKVRREWTEKENGKWRPLGIPCILDRIIQQCFKQVLEPIVESQFFKHSYGFRPLRSAHHAMARIQYLINQAQFHFVVDIDIKSFFDNVNHSLLNKQLWNMGIHDRKVLTCISKMIKSEIDGEGVPEKGSPQGGILSPLLSNVVLNDLDQWVAGQWEVFPLTKSYSSDDSKRQARKRTNLKEGYLVRYADDFKILCRDGKIAQRWYHAVRLYLKERLKLDISPEKSQIVNLRKRESEFLGFTIRANKKGKKRVAHTGIISSKREKMKQEAKKLIRRMKASPTAENVHRYNSFVLGIHHYFNRATHVNLEFSRLAFDLKPFLYNRLRPVGKQEHPFNPPPIYKKLFSLGTKTFRIRDMYLFPIGGVKTVNTMNFSPKLSLYTKKGRENLYKKLRPDIQKEVSFLMKATLPNRSVEYLDNRISRYSMKMGKCEITGQYLYSYNVHCHHYIPKHLGGSDQFRNLRILHEDVHQLIHMKDAKRIKFFLYKLGVNQFKLEKINQYRKVCELDQIESSRLEE from the coding sequence GTGCCAACGTTACGAAACTGGGATTATTACAATATGACGGAGACATTTACAGAACTATACGAAAAAGCGAGCCGAGTACAAGTATTTTCTCATCTCTATGACACCATCATATCAAGAGAAAACATCCTCCTCGCTTTTCGCATGATAAAAACCAATAAAGGTTCTAAAACACCAGGTACCGATGGGAAAACCATCGACGACATGAAAGAACTATCAGAAAATGAACTCGTTACAGAAGTACGGACCAAACTAAGAAATTATCACCCGAAGAAAGTTCGCAGAGAATGGACTGAAAAAGAAAATGGTAAATGGAGACCTCTTGGGATTCCATGTATCTTGGATAGAATCATCCAACAATGTTTCAAACAAGTTCTCGAACCTATTGTAGAATCTCAGTTTTTCAAGCATAGCTACGGGTTCAGACCTCTCCGGTCTGCTCATCATGCTATGGCTAGGATACAATACTTGATTAATCAAGCGCAATTTCATTTTGTGGTTGATATAGATATTAAGAGCTTCTTTGATAATGTAAATCACTCATTGTTAAATAAACAGCTTTGGAATATGGGTATTCATGACCGCAAGGTTCTTACTTGTATCTCGAAAATGATAAAGTCAGAAATTGATGGAGAAGGCGTACCAGAGAAAGGATCCCCGCAAGGTGGAATTTTATCCCCTCTACTATCAAACGTGGTTTTAAATGACCTGGACCAATGGGTTGCAGGCCAATGGGAGGTATTTCCTCTTACCAAATCATACAGTTCTGATGATTCTAAAAGGCAGGCTAGAAAACGAACAAATTTGAAAGAGGGATACTTGGTTAGGTACGCCGATGATTTCAAAATCCTATGTCGAGATGGAAAGATTGCTCAACGGTGGTACCATGCGGTACGACTTTACTTAAAAGAGCGCTTAAAGCTGGACATCTCTCCTGAGAAATCTCAAATTGTAAACTTGAGAAAACGAGAATCTGAGTTCTTAGGTTTCACTATTCGTGCGAATAAAAAGGGTAAGAAACGGGTGGCACATACAGGCATCATTTCTTCAAAAAGAGAAAAAATGAAACAGGAAGCCAAAAAACTCATTCGAAGAATGAAGGCTTCTCCAACCGCCGAAAATGTACACCGTTATAATAGTTTTGTTTTAGGAATCCATCACTACTTCAACCGAGCGACACATGTAAACCTGGAGTTCTCACGTCTTGCATTCGATCTTAAACCATTCCTGTATAACCGTCTTCGACCAGTTGGAAAACAGGAGCATCCATTTAATCCACCCCCGATTTATAAAAAGCTTTTTAGCTTAGGGACGAAAACGTTTAGAATAAGAGATATGTATCTTTTTCCCATTGGCGGTGTTAAAACGGTCAATACTATGAACTTCAGTCCAAAGCTTTCGCTTTATACAAAGAAGGGTAGGGAAAACTTGTATAAGAAACTGCGACCCGATATTCAAAAGGAAGTTAGTTTCTTAATGAAGGCTACCCTACCAAATCGAAGTGTTGAATACTTGGATAACAGGATTAGTCGATACAGTATGAAGATGGGGAAATGTGAAATTACAGGACAATACTTGTACTCCTATAATGTCCATTGTCACCATTACATACCGAAACATCTTGGAGGAAGCGACCAGTTCCGTAACCTTCGAATCCTCCATGAAGATGTTCATCAATTAATTCATATGAAGGATGCTAAAAGGATTAAGTTTTTCCTCTACAAGTTAGGGGTTAATCAATTTAAGCTCGAGAAGATCAACCAATACCGAAAGGTATGTGAGCTGGATCAAATTGAATCATCCCGTCTCGAAGAGTAA
- a CDS encoding uracil-DNA glycosylase family protein, with product MVWGEGDLLEAPIIIILDNPEAREDREGNPFVCGTRQALQQAANEAGLTMNDLYVTFNLKGKPFANMIKRPLVESVWYTFTDSFKPNNPLSCFV from the coding sequence ATGGTATGGGGAGAAGGCGACCTGCTGGAAGCGCCTATTATCATTATTCTTGATAACCCGGAAGCACGTGAAGATCGGGAAGGAAATCCATTTGTGTGCGGGACGAGACAAGCATTACAACAGGCTGCCAATGAAGCTGGATTAACAATGAATGATCTATACGTGACATTTAATCTAAAAGGAAAACCGTTCGCAAATATGATAAAGAGGCCGCTCGTCGAATCTGTATGGTACACCTTCACCGACAGCTTCAAGCCAAACAACCCTCTCTCATGTTTTGTTTAG
- a CDS encoding GNAT family N-acetyltransferase, giving the protein MIRELDKTKFYKCEKLINDAGHLEVKAVIEGNNPGRIFVDHIHSPKTGLIWLGNNDGFFFIGDEENEVFNNHINEFIDKVIFPESKKLRLNNFIAIGNHSGWDKTIERIFEHRHVQKSNQIVYKLEKGHYKENNEPSIKGDYNVLKINKELFENKYNSLENIGFLRSKISEFWSSPEDFFRKGIGYCIACQNKIVSLCFTGFLAENVHGIDIETIEDHQGNKLGQKAAHYVVKDCVSKGMIPYWDCEETNKPSNIIAKNIGLENYLNYLVYIFPID; this is encoded by the coding sequence ATGATTCGTGAACTTGATAAAACTAAATTCTATAAATGCGAAAAGTTAATAAATGATGCGGGACATTTAGAAGTTAAAGCGGTAATAGAAGGTAATAACCCGGGGCGAATTTTTGTAGATCATATCCATTCTCCTAAAACAGGACTTATCTGGTTGGGCAATAATGATGGTTTTTTCTTTATTGGAGATGAGGAAAATGAGGTATTTAATAACCATATAAATGAATTCATTGATAAGGTAATTTTCCCTGAATCAAAGAAGTTGAGATTAAATAATTTTATAGCCATTGGCAATCATTCAGGATGGGATAAGACGATAGAGAGGATCTTTGAACATCGTCACGTGCAGAAATCTAATCAAATTGTTTATAAGTTGGAAAAAGGTCATTATAAAGAGAATAATGAACCTTCAATTAAAGGGGATTATAACGTATTAAAAATCAACAAAGAACTTTTTGAGAATAAGTACAATTCACTTGAAAACATAGGATTTTTACGCTCAAAAATATCAGAATTCTGGTCTTCTCCTGAGGATTTTTTTCGTAAGGGTATTGGTTACTGTATTGCCTGCCAAAATAAGATTGTGAGTTTATGTTTTACAGGTTTTTTAGCTGAAAATGTCCACGGTATAGATATAGAAACAATAGAGGATCATCAGGGGAATAAATTAGGTCAGAAAGCAGCCCACTATGTTGTGAAAGATTGTGTGAGTAAGGGTATGATTCCATATTGGGATTGTGAGGAGACAAATAAGCCTTCTAATATAATTGCTAAAAATATAGGATTAGAGAATTATTTAAATTATTTAGTGTACATTTTTCCGATTGATTAA
- a CDS encoding S66 peptidase family protein, whose product MIKPLALKEGDRVAVIAPAGPPDREHLIQGKRVLEEMGLDVVIGRHVFDIEEDLATVDRKRLTDLYEAFCDPTIRGIFCANGGFGTAKIADMIDYEKIQSNPKIFWGYSDITYLLNAIQKSSEMVTFHGPMVASDLNDEQRTMETECSFSSLFTREFMTYDSHKSSLNTLAHGTGEGQLVGGNLTLLTNGLGTPYQVDTNGAILLIEEVAEPAFLVDLKLTHLKQAGVFDEVQGVVLGNFQVDSDEELKLRKVLKNFFASSPFPVVENFPFGHCQPNYGVPLGVNVKLTTSPPKLVIDSGVM is encoded by the coding sequence ATGATTAAACCACTTGCTTTAAAAGAGGGTGATCGGGTAGCAGTTATTGCACCGGCCGGGCCACCAGACAGAGAGCACCTGATTCAGGGAAAACGTGTATTAGAAGAAATGGGGCTAGATGTGGTCATTGGACGACACGTGTTCGATATTGAGGAAGATCTTGCAACTGTCGATCGAAAGCGACTTACTGACTTATATGAGGCTTTTTGTGATCCTACTATCCGTGGAATTTTTTGCGCAAATGGAGGATTTGGGACAGCAAAAATTGCTGATATGATTGATTACGAAAAGATACAAAGTAATCCTAAAATATTTTGGGGGTACAGCGACATTACATATCTGCTTAATGCCATTCAGAAATCAAGTGAAATGGTTACCTTCCACGGTCCGATGGTGGCATCCGATCTGAATGACGAACAAAGAACGATGGAGACGGAATGCTCGTTTTCATCTCTGTTCACAAGAGAATTTATGACCTATGATTCTCATAAATCGTCTCTCAACACGCTAGCTCATGGTACAGGAGAAGGGCAATTAGTGGGAGGGAATTTAACACTGCTAACTAATGGATTGGGCACACCTTATCAAGTAGATACAAATGGAGCAATCCTACTAATAGAGGAAGTTGCAGAACCAGCGTTTCTTGTGGATTTGAAGCTTACTCATCTCAAACAGGCAGGGGTGTTCGATGAGGTTCAAGGTGTAGTCTTAGGTAACTTCCAAGTGGATTCGGACGAAGAATTGAAATTAAGAAAAGTGCTTAAAAACTTCTTCGCTAGTTCTCCTTTTCCTGTTGTTGAGAATTTTCCCTTTGGTCATTGCCAGCCAAATTATGGTGTACCGCTGGGCGTAAATGTGAAACTTACAACGTCTCCACCCAAATTGGTGATTGATTCGGGTGTAATGTAA